The Corynebacterium pseudopelargi genome contains a region encoding:
- the tgt gene encoding tRNA guanosine(34) transglycosylase Tgt translates to MNNAEGEAKAQHEDIAFELGTELPDAQQQPGKHGRTGVIHTPHGDIHTPAFIPVATKATVKTLTPEQIKQTGAQAILSNAYHLYLQPGQDVVDEAGGLAEFEHWHGPTYTDSGGFQVMSLGVGFKKVLAMDTKGWEEKDIRARHKDRYAHVDEEGVNFRSVIDGSKHRFTPEVSMQIQHGLGADIMFAFDELTTLVDTRAYQESSVARTHRWARRCLIEHDRLTQERSHRPKQSLWGVVQGAQYEDLRRQATRGLLDLHQEALDAGRRGFGGFGIGGALEKENLGTIVGWVCDELPREMPRHLLGISEPDDLFTAIEAGADTFDCVAPTRLARRGGVYTLDGRLNLKNARFKRDFSGIDEEFGGYVSENYSRAYLHHLLKAKEFLAGTLCTMHNVEFMVRLVDNIRASIDNGTYEEFKAEFLGRYYGH, encoded by the coding sequence ATGAACAATGCTGAAGGTGAAGCGAAAGCACAGCACGAAGATATTGCATTTGAGCTTGGCACCGAGCTGCCCGATGCGCAGCAGCAGCCAGGCAAGCATGGGCGCACGGGTGTGATTCATACGCCTCACGGCGATATTCACACCCCTGCCTTCATCCCCGTGGCAACCAAGGCCACGGTGAAGACCCTCACCCCGGAGCAGATCAAGCAAACCGGTGCGCAGGCCATTCTTTCGAATGCCTATCACCTGTATTTGCAGCCCGGCCAAGATGTGGTGGATGAGGCCGGCGGCTTGGCGGAATTTGAGCATTGGCACGGCCCTACCTACACCGATTCCGGCGGATTCCAGGTGATGAGCCTCGGCGTTGGCTTTAAAAAGGTACTGGCGATGGATACCAAAGGCTGGGAAGAAAAAGACATTCGCGCCCGGCATAAGGATCGTTATGCGCATGTGGATGAAGAGGGCGTGAATTTCCGCAGCGTGATCGATGGCTCCAAGCACCGCTTCACCCCGGAGGTGAGCATGCAAATCCAGCATGGTTTGGGCGCAGACATCATGTTCGCCTTTGATGAGCTGACCACCTTGGTAGATACCCGCGCCTATCAAGAATCCTCCGTGGCGCGTACCCACCGCTGGGCGCGGCGCTGCCTGATCGAGCATGATCGCCTCACCCAGGAGCGTTCGCACCGCCCCAAGCAATCGCTGTGGGGCGTGGTGCAGGGCGCCCAGTATGAGGATTTGCGCAGGCAAGCCACCCGCGGGCTGCTCGATTTACACCAGGAGGCCCTAGATGCAGGCCGCCGTGGTTTTGGTGGCTTTGGTATTGGTGGCGCGCTGGAAAAGGAAAACTTGGGCACCATCGTGGGCTGGGTCTGTGATGAGCTGCCGCGAGAGATGCCAAGGCACCTGCTGGGTATTTCTGAACCAGATGATCTCTTTACCGCCATCGAGGCCGGTGCCGATACCTTCGACTGTGTAGCACCTACGCGCCTGGCACGCCGAGGCGGGGTGTACACCTTGGATGGGCGCCTGAATTTAAAGAATGCGCGTTTTAAGCGAGACTTCTCCGGCATCGACGAGGAGTTCGGCGGCTATGTATCTGAAAACTACTCGCGTGCCTACCTGCACCACCTGCTCAAGGCCAAGGAGTTCTTGGCGGGCACCCTGTGCACCATGCACAACGTGGAATTCATGGTGCGCCTAGTAGACAATATCCGGGCCAGCATTGATAACGGCACCTATGAGGAATTCAAAGCTGAGTTCCTTGGCCGCTACTACGGCCACTAA
- a CDS encoding vWA domain-containing protein produces MHENTEPARKVLGAAKMVLALLAALAIAISTISWIDPAPAHAQETEATSEESAADAPSDATRDAAEQAVADEVEDQPSAQPEAPAEADEPVESETPEVVTSESEEPTEDPEPKKEEESEEEESEEDAFSVEIDGPYSNEIMVQLAGQNRRRSARAVNPSIDPRYTCGASIALIMDNSSSTEPYKENAKAAAYRAIDNLVGTGSQLGIISFNATARQNLAKTELTPSNVAQAKNAVSNMQWVKSTEPNNDGSNIAGALELASRGGYDAVIIVTDGLANSSTSDPQVGRYGFTTDRDLLNVTEQAAKLKNAGTAIFGIGVVGREEVAVLNLVNRPTFAPWINWWYADSDPIPSYLRKSTQNEKLQTDFESRDGYYPSWMWHNQAERKLETIGLSTRIGPDEKTGKGRAVYRAVTGIYMGPLYTMRALNGPKFVQSWADSYDTTTSDLSNLESKIDALTSGCWGTVNLQKEIVDSTGKVQSGKSVNGFEFVADKALNGPNVQNNYTIATDDQGKATFHYPTDSGVGSMTLKETQRDGYKLYEQSVNGQKTLAKCTAKSKNGSDVPVSYGSGSGIVVTSKKEENSFSLSGVGTQHRVTCTVQNYEGKPDFTLTKKPFGDAVPRVITGEANQTFKVEYLVSAENKGTGAGKVPAIIEKPAAPNGMSVTNVEALPDGQNPLVQSGTQLAKTGDSWKLDPAKTNDVNVNETRTAKIVVTYRVNQPGSVNKDQLTCESGNNSKGLFNHVEFEGAKEAKQQSDACVSATVPGVELKKLINNADANTKEEATSIMGGTNQVTIEYQVKNTGTTPLTEIRLDDYNLDKDSGAKQGPINMTGLTCEGASVRDDNQTKVITPNKPLAKDQTLKCRWNAQAPIVPDEGEYHGDRGIILASYALPEGQGGTVKPVSAENDAWVFKLPVAVGVLPDAGAKGPTQYLILGGLIAMAGAFWAYRRRA; encoded by the coding sequence TTGCACGAAAACACTGAACCCGCACGCAAGGTGCTGGGCGCCGCAAAAATGGTGCTCGCACTACTTGCTGCGCTCGCCATCGCCATTTCAACTATCTCCTGGATCGATCCGGCTCCTGCGCATGCGCAGGAAACTGAGGCGACTAGTGAGGAAAGCGCGGCGGATGCTCCAAGCGACGCCACTCGCGATGCTGCTGAACAGGCTGTGGCCGATGAGGTTGAGGATCAACCCTCGGCGCAGCCTGAAGCTCCTGCCGAGGCAGACGAGCCAGTAGAGAGTGAAACCCCCGAGGTTGTCACCAGCGAATCTGAGGAACCTACCGAAGATCCCGAGCCTAAAAAGGAAGAGGAATCTGAGGAAGAGGAGTCTGAGGAAGACGCCTTTAGCGTTGAGATCGATGGTCCCTACAGCAACGAGATCATGGTTCAGTTGGCGGGACAGAATAGGCGCCGTTCGGCACGAGCGGTGAACCCCTCGATTGATCCCCGTTACACCTGCGGTGCAAGCATCGCTTTGATCATGGATAATTCGAGCTCCACCGAGCCCTATAAGGAAAATGCTAAGGCCGCAGCTTACCGCGCCATAGATAACCTTGTGGGTACCGGTTCGCAATTGGGAATCATTAGTTTCAATGCGACTGCAAGGCAGAATCTGGCTAAAACGGAGCTGACACCATCTAATGTTGCGCAGGCCAAGAATGCCGTAAGCAACATGCAGTGGGTTAAAAGTACCGAGCCTAACAACGACGGCTCAAATATCGCTGGTGCGCTCGAACTCGCTTCTAGGGGTGGCTACGACGCCGTCATCATCGTGACCGATGGTTTGGCGAATAGTAGTACATCTGATCCCCAGGTAGGTCGATACGGTTTCACGACGGACCGAGATCTTCTTAACGTCACTGAACAGGCAGCTAAACTCAAAAATGCTGGCACCGCCATCTTTGGTATTGGCGTCGTAGGCCGTGAAGAGGTTGCGGTTTTGAATCTGGTGAATCGACCAACCTTTGCCCCCTGGATTAACTGGTGGTATGCCGATAGCGATCCCATCCCTTCCTACCTGCGGAAGTCAACGCAAAACGAAAAGCTTCAGACCGATTTCGAAAGCAGAGATGGCTACTACCCTTCATGGATGTGGCACAACCAGGCAGAAAGAAAGCTTGAGACCATCGGCCTCTCGACAAGGATTGGGCCTGATGAAAAAACAGGTAAGGGACGTGCCGTCTACCGCGCCGTGACGGGGATTTACATGGGACCGCTCTACACGATGCGAGCCCTTAACGGTCCTAAGTTCGTTCAGAGTTGGGCCGATAGTTATGACACCACTACTTCGGACCTGTCCAATCTGGAGTCCAAGATCGATGCGCTAACCTCTGGCTGTTGGGGAACCGTGAACCTGCAAAAGGAGATCGTCGACAGCACTGGCAAGGTCCAGTCCGGAAAAAGCGTGAATGGTTTTGAATTCGTTGCAGACAAGGCTCTCAATGGCCCAAATGTGCAAAACAATTACACCATCGCCACCGATGACCAGGGTAAGGCCACCTTCCACTACCCGACCGATAGTGGCGTTGGTTCCATGACTCTTAAAGAGACCCAGCGGGATGGCTACAAGCTCTATGAGCAGTCGGTAAACGGTCAGAAGACACTTGCGAAGTGTACTGCTAAGAGTAAAAACGGTAGCGATGTCCCGGTTTCCTATGGCTCCGGTTCTGGCATCGTCGTAACTAGCAAGAAGGAAGAAAACTCCTTCTCCTTGTCTGGTGTCGGAACACAGCACCGCGTCACCTGCACCGTGCAGAACTACGAGGGCAAACCAGACTTCACCCTGACCAAGAAGCCTTTCGGTGATGCTGTACCTCGCGTGATCACTGGCGAAGCAAACCAGACCTTCAAGGTTGAGTACCTCGTGTCTGCCGAAAATAAGGGCACTGGTGCTGGCAAGGTTCCAGCCATTATTGAGAAGCCGGCCGCACCTAACGGCATGAGCGTGACCAACGTTGAGGCTCTCCCCGATGGGCAGAACCCTCTCGTACAGAGTGGCACCCAACTCGCTAAGACTGGCGATAGCTGGAAGCTTGACCCTGCAAAGACCAATGACGTCAACGTCAATGAGACTCGGACGGCAAAGATCGTTGTTACCTACCGGGTAAACCAGCCCGGCAGCGTCAACAAGGATCAACTGACCTGCGAGAGTGGCAATAACTCCAAGGGTCTGTTCAACCACGTTGAGTTTGAGGGCGCAAAAGAGGCTAAGCAGCAGTCTGATGCCTGCGTCAGCGCTACTGTCCCCGGTGTTGAGCTGAAGAAGCTCATCAACAACGCCGATGCCAACACCAAGGAAGAGGCCACCTCGATCATGGGTGGCACCAACCAGGTCACCATCGAGTACCAGGTCAAGAACACCGGCACCACTCCGCTGACCGAGATCCGCTTGGACGATTACAACCTCGACAAGGATTCCGGCGCGAAGCAAGGCCCGATCAACATGACCGGTTTGACCTGTGAAGGTGCTTCGGTTCGTGACGATAACCAGACCAAGGTCATCACCCCGAACAAGCCACTGGCTAAGGATCAGACCCTGAAGTGCCGTTGGAATGCTCAGGCTCCCATCGTCCCGGATGAAGGTGAATACCACGGTGACCGCGGCATCATCCTCGCCTCCTACGCTCTGCCGGAAGGCCAGGGCGGAACGGTTAAGCCTGTAAGTGCCGAAAACGACGCTTGGGTGTTCAAGCTCCCAGTCGCAGTAGGCGTGTTGCCCGATGCTGGCGCTAAAGGTCCCACCCAGTACCTCATCCTCGGCGGACTGATCGCCATGGCAGGTGCCTTCTGGGCCTACCGACGCCGCGCATAA
- a CDS encoding chorismate-binding protein, whose translation MSVPTTSPKSKPQGLRIVVVDNGDSYTQILAASCQRAIGVAPQVVDADLDIPIPEADVFVIGPGPGHPSQVGSLARRIVHSTTPVIGICLGHQLLAYEYGATVAPAKNPSHGLVSTVSHCQEDVFSAVPSPLEVMRYHSLDVTDLPSCLLPLATAEDGSNMALRHATKPQWGVQFHPESIGTPNGVLLLRNLLLHALELRSWAKQPYFAWLEFEGNTTIACASGIGVGDTLIGACTYEATGGKDAGAWHKDQIVGFRPEKMVQFSGTLPEIPGKATSHGKVRIRHSREQYRSLVRRCQEFIRTGDSYELCLTTEASVEVEDPDPLEMYLRARGGAMNGLLITPEVTLISASPELFLRCRNGTITTLPMKGTRPRASNAEEDAALREELRTSTKDRAENMMVTDVLRNDLTRSCDPLSVEVTRLCEVMSYPQWHQMISEISGSLNVDPLEALRLAFPGGSMTGAPKQRSMDILRELEGRPRGWYSGAMGIVQGENATFSMLIRTAVLRGSTLTYGAGGAITQLSDPDEEYDEVLAKLSALYRML comes from the coding sequence ATGTCGGTGCCTACAACCTCGCCAAAGTCCAAACCCCAAGGTCTACGCATTGTGGTGGTGGATAATGGCGATTCCTACACCCAAATCCTGGCGGCCTCCTGCCAGCGAGCCATTGGCGTTGCACCGCAGGTAGTCGATGCGGACCTGGATATTCCGATCCCCGAGGCCGATGTTTTTGTTATCGGCCCAGGCCCTGGGCACCCCAGCCAAGTGGGGTCTTTGGCTCGTCGTATAGTGCACAGCACCACACCAGTCATTGGCATCTGCCTTGGGCATCAACTACTTGCCTACGAATACGGCGCCACCGTCGCGCCCGCCAAAAACCCGAGCCACGGTTTAGTCAGCACCGTCTCGCATTGCCAAGAAGACGTCTTTAGCGCAGTGCCCTCGCCTTTAGAGGTCATGCGCTATCACTCCCTCGACGTCACCGACCTCCCCTCCTGCCTACTCCCCCTCGCCACCGCCGAAGATGGCTCCAATATGGCGCTCAGGCACGCAACCAAACCGCAGTGGGGCGTGCAGTTTCATCCCGAATCCATCGGCACCCCCAACGGCGTACTACTGCTTCGCAACCTCCTCTTACACGCCCTAGAACTGCGCTCCTGGGCAAAGCAGCCCTATTTTGCGTGGCTGGAATTTGAAGGCAACACCACCATCGCGTGCGCTTCGGGCATTGGGGTGGGCGATACCCTCATCGGAGCCTGCACCTATGAGGCAACCGGTGGCAAAGACGCCGGTGCGTGGCACAAGGATCAGATCGTTGGGTTTAGGCCAGAAAAGATGGTGCAGTTTTCCGGCACCTTGCCCGAGATCCCCGGCAAAGCCACCTCCCACGGCAAGGTGCGCATCCGACATAGCCGCGAGCAATACCGCAGCCTGGTGCGCCGCTGCCAAGAATTCATCCGCACCGGGGATTCTTATGAGCTCTGCTTAACCACCGAGGCAAGCGTTGAGGTAGAAGATCCAGACCCGCTGGAGATGTATCTGCGCGCTCGCGGCGGGGCGATGAATGGTTTGCTCATTACCCCGGAAGTCACCTTGATTTCTGCAAGCCCCGAGCTTTTCCTGCGCTGCCGCAACGGCACCATCACCACCTTGCCCATGAAGGGCACGCGCCCCAGGGCAAGCAATGCCGAAGAAGATGCGGCGTTGCGCGAAGAGCTTCGCACCAGCACCAAGGATCGTGCCGAAAACATGATGGTCACAGACGTGCTGCGCAATGATCTCACCCGCTCCTGCGACCCGCTCTCGGTAGAGGTCACGCGCCTGTGCGAGGTAATGAGTTATCCGCAGTGGCATCAGATGATCTCTGAGATCTCCGGCTCGCTGAACGTAGATCCGCTTGAGGCTTTGCGCCTTGCTTTTCCTGGCGGTTCCATGACGGGCGCGCCCAAGCAGCGTTCCATGGATATCTTGCGCGAGCTCGAAGGCCGCCCGCGCGGTTGGTATTCGGGCGCAATGGGCATTGTTCAAGGCGAAAACGCCACCTTTTCCATGCTCATCCGCACCGCGGTCCTTCGCGGCTCCACCCTCACCTACGGCGCCGGCGGTGCCATCACGCAACTTTCCGACCCAGACGAGGAATACGACGAGGTACTAGCCAAACTCTCCGCCCTCTACCGAATGCTCTAG